In Salmonella enterica subsp. enterica serovar Typhimurium str. LT2, a single window of DNA contains:
- the yqjE gene encoding putative inner membrane protein (similar to E. coli orf, hypothetical protein (AAC76134.1); Blastp hit to AAC76134.1 (134 aa), 89% identity in aa 1 - 130) has product MADSRQAQGPGKSVLGIGQRIVTIIVEMVETRLRLAVVELEEEKANLFQLLLMVGLTMLFAAFGLMSLMVLVIWAIDPQYRLNAMIATTVVLLVLALIGGIWTLRKARQSTLLRHTRHELANDRQILEDDQS; this is encoded by the coding sequence ATGGCGGACTCTCGACAGGCACAAGGACCAGGCAAAAGCGTACTGGGTATCGGGCAGCGGATTGTCACCATTATCGTTGAGATGGTGGAAACCCGGCTGCGACTGGCGGTAGTAGAACTGGAAGAAGAGAAAGCGAACCTCTTTCAGCTTTTGCTGATGGTAGGTCTTACCATGCTCTTCGCGGCGTTTGGCTTAATGAGCCTGATGGTTCTGGTCATCTGGGCTATCGATCCTCAGTACCGTTTGAACGCGATGATCGCTACCACAGTTGTGCTGTTAGTGCTTGCGCTAATCGGCGGCATCTGGACTTTGCGCAAAGCGCGTCAGTCCACGCTATTGCGCCATACGCGGCACGAACTGGCTAACGATCGGCAAATTCTGGAGGACGATCAGTCGTGA
- the yqjA gene encoding putative DedA family membrane protein (similar to E. coli orf, hypothetical protein (AAC76130.1); Blastp hit to AAC76130.1 (220 aa), 95% identity in aa 1 - 220), with protein MELLTQLLNALWAQDFETLANPSMIGMLYFVLFMILFLENGLLPAAFLPGDSLLILVGVLIAKGAMGYPQTILLLTVAASLGCWVSYIQGRWLGNTRTVQNWLSHLPAHYHQRAHHLFHKHGLSALLIGRFIAFVRTLLPTIAGISGLNNARFQFFNWMSGLLWVLILTSLGYLLGKTPVFMKYEDQLMSCLMLLPVVLLFFGLAGSLVMLWKKKYGSRG; from the coding sequence ATGGAACTACTGACTCAATTGCTGAATGCCCTGTGGGCTCAGGACTTTGAAACACTGGCCAATCCTTCCATGATTGGCATGTTATATTTTGTGTTATTTATGATTTTGTTTCTGGAAAATGGGCTGCTCCCTGCCGCCTTTTTGCCTGGCGACAGCCTGTTGATCCTGGTCGGCGTGCTGATCGCCAAAGGCGCGATGGGTTATCCACAAACCATTTTGCTGCTTACCGTCGCGGCCAGCCTGGGTTGCTGGGTCAGCTATATTCAGGGCCGCTGGCTGGGGAATACCCGCACCGTGCAAAACTGGCTCTCTCATCTCCCCGCACATTATCATCAACGCGCCCATCACCTTTTCCATAAACACGGCCTGTCGGCACTATTGATAGGCCGTTTTATCGCGTTTGTCAGAACGCTGCTGCCCACCATTGCCGGCATATCCGGTCTGAATAACGCGCGCTTTCAGTTCTTCAACTGGATGAGCGGCTTGTTGTGGGTGCTTATCCTGACGTCGCTGGGCTATCTGCTGGGCAAAACGCCCGTCTTTATGAAGTATGAAGATCAGTTAATGTCATGCCTGATGCTGCTGCCCGTGGTGCTGCTCTTTTTTGGCCTGGCGGGTTCACTGGTCATGCTGTGGAAAAAGAAGTATGGGAGCCGGGGATAA
- the yqjC gene encoding putative periplasmic protein (similar to E. coli orf, hypothetical protein (AAC76132.1); Blastp hit to AAC76132.1 (127 aa), 84% identity in aa 6 - 127) yields MKYRIALAITLFTLSAGSYANSLCQEKEQDIQKEISYAEKHNNQRRIEGLNKALSEVRANCTDSKLRAEHQKKIAEQKEEVAERQRDLAEAKAKGDADKIDKRERKLAEAQDELKKLEARDY; encoded by the coding sequence ATGAAATACCGCATCGCTTTGGCTATCACGCTTTTTACACTTAGCGCCGGTAGCTACGCTAATTCGCTTTGTCAGGAAAAAGAGCAGGATATACAAAAGGAAATTAGCTACGCTGAAAAGCACAACAATCAGCGCCGTATTGAGGGTCTGAACAAGGCGCTCAGCGAAGTACGCGCCAATTGTACTGACAGCAAGCTGCGCGCCGAGCATCAGAAAAAGATCGCTGAGCAAAAAGAAGAGGTAGCCGAACGCCAACGTGATTTAGCCGAGGCAAAAGCAAAAGGCGATGCGGATAAAATAGACAAACGTGAACGTAAGCTGGCCGAGGCTCAGGATGAGCTAAAAAAACTTGAGGCCAGAGACTACTAA
- the yqjB gene encoding putative outer membrane protein (similar to E. coli orf, hypothetical protein (AAC76131.1); Blastp hit to AAC76131.1 (127 aa), 68% identity in aa 4 - 127), translated as MLKPRITARQLIWISAFLLMLTILMMTWSTLRQQESTLAIRAVNQGASMPDGFSVLHHLDANGIHFKSITPKNDMLLITFDSPAQSAAAKTVLDQTLPHGYVVAQQDDDNETVQWLSRLRESSHRFG; from the coding sequence ATGCTTAAACCACGCATAACTGCCCGACAACTCATTTGGATCAGCGCTTTTCTACTGATGCTGACCATACTCATGATGACGTGGTCAACGCTGCGTCAGCAAGAGTCGACGCTGGCCATTCGCGCGGTTAACCAGGGCGCCAGTATGCCAGACGGCTTCTCAGTTCTGCATCATCTGGATGCGAACGGCATTCATTTTAAAAGCATTACGCCTAAAAATGACATGTTGCTCATTACCTTCGATTCCCCTGCGCAAAGCGCCGCAGCAAAAACAGTGCTTGATCAAACGTTACCACACGGTTATGTCGTCGCTCAGCAGGACGATGACAACGAAACGGTACAGTGGCTGTCCCGCTTACGGGAAAGCTCACACCGCTTTGGCTAA
- the yqjD gene encoding putative inner membrane protein (similar to E. coli orf, hypothetical protein (AAC76133.1); Blastp hit to AAC76133.1 (101 aa), 90% identity in aa 1 - 101), translating into MSKDNTTEHLRAELKSLTDTLEEVLSSSGEKSKEELSKIRSKAERALKESRYRLGETGDVIAKQTRVAAARADDYVRENPWTGVGIGAAVGLVLGVLLTRR; encoded by the coding sequence ATGTCGAAAGATAACACTACGGAACATCTGCGCGCTGAGTTGAAATCCCTGACCGATACGCTTGAAGAAGTGCTGAGCTCTTCGGGCGAAAAGTCGAAAGAAGAGTTGAGTAAGATTCGTAGCAAAGCCGAGCGCGCGCTGAAAGAGAGCCGTTACCGCCTGGGCGAAACGGGTGATGTGATTGCCAAACAGACTCGCGTCGCCGCCGCCCGCGCCGATGATTATGTGCGCGAAAATCCCTGGACAGGCGTAGGCATTGGCGCCGCTGTCGGTCTGGTGTTGGGCGTACTGCTGACGCGTCGTTAA
- the ygjU gene encoding putative dicarboxylate permease (similar to E. coli putative transport protein (AAC76124.1); Blastp hit to AAC76124.1 (414 aa), 93% identity in aa 1 - 414), with product MATQRASGLLQRLAQGSLVKQILVGLVLGILLAWISKPAAEAVGLLGTLFVGALKAVAPVLVLMLVMASIANHQHGQKTNIRPILFLYLLGTFSAALAAVVFSFAFPSTLHLSSSAQDIVPPSGIVEVLRGLLMSMVSNPIDALLNANYIGILVWAVGLGFALRHGNETTKNLVNDMSNAVTFMVKLVIRFAPVGIFGLVSSTLATTGFSTLWGYAHLLVVLIGCMLLVALVVNPLLVFWKIRRNPYPLVFACLRESGVYAFFTRSSAANIPVNMALCEKLNLDRDTYSVSIPLGATINMAGAAITITVLTLAAVHTLGVPVDLPTALLLSVVASLCACGASGVAGGSLLLIPLACNMFGIPNDIAMQVVAVGFIIGVLQDSCETALNSSTDVLFTAAACQAEDERLANNALRS from the coding sequence ATGGCTACGCAACGAGCATCAGGGCTACTGCAGCGTTTAGCGCAAGGCAGTCTGGTTAAACAAATTTTAGTGGGTCTGGTACTGGGGATTTTACTGGCATGGATTTCTAAGCCTGCGGCAGAAGCGGTTGGCTTGCTTGGCACCCTGTTCGTCGGCGCCTTAAAAGCGGTCGCCCCCGTTCTGGTGCTGATGCTGGTAATGGCCTCGATCGCCAACCACCAGCACGGCCAAAAAACCAATATTCGCCCTATTCTCTTTCTTTACCTGCTAGGCACCTTTTCAGCCGCGCTGGCGGCCGTTGTGTTCAGCTTCGCCTTCCCTTCAACGCTGCATCTGTCCAGTAGCGCCCAGGATATCGTGCCGCCGTCCGGCATTGTAGAAGTCTTGCGCGGTCTGCTGATGAGCATGGTGTCGAACCCCATCGACGCGCTGCTGAACGCTAACTATATCGGGATTCTGGTATGGGCCGTCGGTCTGGGATTTGCCCTGCGTCATGGTAATGAAACCACCAAAAACCTCGTGAACGATATGTCTAACGCCGTGACCTTTATGGTGAAACTGGTGATCCGTTTCGCGCCAGTCGGTATTTTTGGTCTGGTTTCATCAACGCTTGCAACCACCGGCTTCTCCACCCTGTGGGGCTATGCGCACCTGCTGGTCGTCTTGATTGGCTGTATGCTGCTGGTCGCGCTGGTGGTCAACCCGCTGTTGGTATTCTGGAAAATTCGTCGCAACCCTTATCCGCTGGTGTTCGCCTGCCTGCGTGAAAGCGGCGTTTATGCCTTCTTTACCCGCAGCTCTGCCGCCAATATTCCAGTGAATATGGCGCTGTGCGAAAAGCTGAATCTGGACAGGGATACTTACTCCGTTTCCATTCCGCTGGGCGCCACTATCAATATGGCCGGCGCGGCAATTACCATTACGGTTCTGACGTTGGCGGCAGTCCATACGTTAGGCGTCCCGGTGGATCTGCCTACAGCGCTGCTGCTGAGCGTGGTGGCCTCGCTGTGTGCTTGCGGCGCCTCCGGCGTGGCAGGCGGTTCATTGCTGCTGATCCCGCTGGCGTGCAACATGTTTGGCATCCCGAACGATATCGCGATGCAGGTAGTAGCGGTCGGCTTTATTATCGGCGTATTGCAGGATTCGTGTGAAACGGCGCTGAACTCGTCTACCGATGTTCTGTTCACTGCGGCAGCCTGCCAGGCAGAGGACGAACGTCTGGCGAATAACGCCTTGCGTAGCTAA
- the yqjK gene encoding putative inner membrane protein (similar to E. coli orf, hypothetical protein (AAC76135.1); Blastp hit to AAC76135.1 (99 aa), 87% identity in aa 1 - 99), with translation MSSKGEREKRKALLLSQIQQQRLDLSASRRDWLETTGAYDRGWNTVLSLRSWALVGSSVMAIWTIRHPNMLVRWAKRGLGIWSAWRLVKTTLRQQQLRG, from the coding sequence GTGAGCAGCAAAGGCGAACGCGAAAAACGTAAAGCGCTGCTTCTCAGTCAGATCCAGCAGCAACGGCTGGATCTGTCCGCCAGCCGTCGCGACTGGCTGGAGACCACCGGCGCGTACGATCGCGGCTGGAATACGGTGTTAAGCCTGCGCTCCTGGGCGCTGGTCGGTAGCAGCGTAATGGCCATCTGGACCATCCGTCATCCTAATATGTTGGTACGCTGGGCGAAACGCGGCCTGGGTATCTGGAGCGCCTGGCGCCTGGTAAAAACTACCCTCCGTCAA